Proteins from one Ananas comosus cultivar F153 linkage group 5, ASM154086v1, whole genome shotgun sequence genomic window:
- the LOC109709981 gene encoding uncharacterized protein LOC109709981, which produces MIFPPAFFDIMEHLPIHLASKAKIAGPVQYRWMFQIESVSNIMTSRTKGVRKNKGTSLQANLEPKQTPGEGSRDANMQSTMTSRIKERRKTIVNAPVQTQHIVNDSHINMEPIQIQSDTNHPPEFSTTQDTGQSSASSCTNRKKARGESRNLKLLIDFPKGGVQVEFKNGKPIGDSAQYLITEMGVVLKNPYNAPLNVKCWNDIDNKKKDKIWMILKEKFILLESNKEHVMDMLRDRYRQRKYKMKAKYYNPKATYQQNIRNNPPSIPEDQWKWLVEYFSSEKFQEMSSRNMTNRSLQTMAHTTGSKSYERLREDKGKGLSDKDFFELTHRKKNGDWVDTPSRQIMEQYEKEINDRQAEDASTDIDENEIFTEIVGQKRRGHIRGKLRRAQEIQAMRAQIEAEVEAKWEAKMKEITDKQRDMEIMMTNILKHLDRTTSSQPVDNEMQSSTIYHST; this is translated from the exons ATGATTTTTCCTCCAGCATTCTTTGATATTATGGAGCATTTACCTATTCACTTGGCAAGTAAGGCCAAAATAGCTGGGCCAGTACAATATAGGTGGATGTTCCAAATTGAAAG TGTATCAAATATCATGACTAGTAGAACCAAAGGAGTGCGTAAGAATAAAGGTACAAGTTTGCAAGCTAATCTAGAGCCAAAGCAAACCCCTGGTGAAGGAAGTCGAGATGCAAA CATGCAGTCTACTATGACTAGTAGGATTAAAGAAAGGCGTAAGACTATTGTTAATGCTCCTGTACAGACACAACACATTGTGAACGACTCACATATTAATATGGAACCTATCCAAATACAAAGTGATACTAATCATCCACCGGAGTTCTCCACTACACAAGATACGGGGCAAAGTAGCGCTA GTTCATGCACTAATAGAAAGAAGGCACGTGGAGAGTCTCGTAACCTAAAACTATTAATTGATTTTCCCAAAGGCGGAGTGCAAGTTGAATTCAAGAATGGCAAACCTATAGGTGATTCCGCGCAATATTTGATCACTGAGATGGGTGTAGTCTTGAAAAATCCATACAATGCTCCTCTCAATGTTAAGTGTTGGAATGATattgacaacaaaaaaaaagacaagatCTGGATGATATTGAAG GAGAAATTTATTTTGTTGGAGAGCAACAAAGAACACGTCATGGACATGCTACGTGATCGTTATAGACAAAGAAAGTACAAGATGAAggcaaaatattataatccaaaAGCAACTTATCAACAAAATATACGTAATAATCCTCCTTCAATCCCAGAAGATCAATGgaagtggttggttgaatactTTAGTTCTGAAAAGTTTCAG GAAATGAGTTCAAGAAATATGACAAATAGGTCCTTGCAAACAATGGCACATACAACCGGCTCAAAAAGTTATGAGCGACTGCGTGAAGATAAG GGCAAAGGGCTATCCGACAAAGACTTTTTTGAGCTAACTCATAGAAAGAAAAATGGTGATTGGGTTGACACACCTTCAAGACAAATAATG GAACAATATGAAAAGGAGATCAATGATCGTCAAGCTGAGGATGCATCTACTGATATTGATGAAAATGAGATATTTActgaaatagttggacaaaagCGACGTGGACATATAAGAGGTAAATTACGTCGAGCACAAGAAATTCAAGCGATGCGAGCACAAATTGAAGCAGAGGTAGAGGCAAAATGGGAAGCAAAGATGAAAGAAATTACTGATAAACAACGAGATATGGAAATAATGATGACTAATATTTTGAAACATTTGGATCGTACTACATCTTCTCAACCGGTTGACAATGAAATGCAATCTAGCACAATATA TCATTCAACGTGA